A section of the Macadamia integrifolia cultivar HAES 741 chromosome 9, SCU_Mint_v3, whole genome shotgun sequence genome encodes:
- the LOC122087899 gene encoding mitochondrial-processing peptidase subunit alpha-like isoform X3 yields the protein MFRASNRVLLRKLCENSIFHKRWIAVWAPCNQPQKVVPGYSSLWFKGSYANQFPPLVNSLPGIRLPPCLPHYLERFPTRITKLSNGLKIASEDSPGPAACVGLFVDSGSIYEGEKSQGVTHLLERMSFKSTKNRNHCRIMHDIEATGANVGASASREQMAYSYDTIKTFLPEAVELLVDCIRNPLFLDSELKEQVAKGKAEIEAMSSNPQQFLLESLHLTGYSGALANPLMSPELVFKETDRSAIQKFYYENYTAERMVLAAYGVDHEQLLAIAEPLLNDLRSGYPKVVPKTDYVGGDFRHRVNSEKTHVSLAFEVPGGWHQDKDATALTVLQALMGGGGSFSSGGPGKGMHSRLYLRVLNKYPEVETFSAFSSVYNDSGLFGIHLTTESDFVEKAVEVAIDELIAVATPGQDNCY from the exons CTTTGTGAAAATAGTATTTTTCACAAGAGATGGATAGCTGTCTGGGCCCCATGCAATCAACCTCAAAAAGTTGTGCCTGGCTACTCATCATTGTGGTTCAAGGGTAGCTATGCAAATCAGTTTCCTCCGCTTGTTAACTCTTTGCCTGGAATAAGACTTCCTCCCTGTCTTCCACACTATTTGGAGAGATTCCCTACTAGGATCACGAAACTTTCAAATGGTCTGAAGATTGCATCTGAGGATTCTCCG GGTCCTGCTGCTTGTGTGGGACTATTTGTTGACTCTGGGTCCATATATGAGGGCGAGAAATCTCAAGGTGTTACTCATCTACTGGAAAGAATGTCTTTCAAAAGCACAAAAAATCGCAATCATTGTCGCATTATGCATGACATTGAGGCAACTGGAGCGAATGTTGGTGCATCTGCCTCTAGGGAGCAGATGGCTTACTCTTATGACACAATAAAGACCTTCCTGCCAGAGGCAGTTGAATTACTAGTCGACTGCATTAGAAACCCTCTGTTTCTCGACAGTGAACTCAAAGAGCAG GTGGCTAAAGGCAAAGCAGAAATTGAAGCAATGTCAAGCAACCCTCAacaatttctcttggaatctcTTCATCTGACTGGTTACTCAGGTGCATTGGCAAATCCATTGATGTCTCCTGAGTTAGTGTTCAAGGAAACAGACAGATCTGCTATTCAAAAGTTCTACTAT GAGAATTACACTGCTGAGCGCATGGTTTTGGCAGCATATGGGGTGGATCATGAACAACTTTTGGCTATTGCAGAACCTCTGTTAAATGACTTAAGGAGTGGTTATCCAAAAGTAGTTCCAAAAACAGATTATGTTGGTGGGGACTTCAGGCATAGAGTAAACTCTGAG AAAACGCATGTGTCTTTGGCTTTTGAAGTTCCAGGAGGTTGGCATCAGGATAAAGATGCAACAGCTTTAACTGTGTTGCAG GCTCTTATGGGTGGTGGTGGTTCATTCTCTAGTGGTGGCCCGGGGAAAGGGATGCATTCTCGACTCT ATCTCCGCGTCTTAAATAAATACCCAGAAGTTGAGACCTTCTCAGCTTTTAGTAGTGTGTATAATGACAGCGGCCTTTTTGGCATCCATTTAACTACA GAATCAGATTTTGTGGAGAAAGCAGTGGAAGTTG